One Brassica oleracea var. oleracea cultivar TO1000 chromosome C7, BOL, whole genome shotgun sequence genomic window carries:
- the LOC106301846 gene encoding trimethylguanosine synthase-like — protein sequence MTIDDQSHLKKEAENSTNPKINRYWIQRYDLFSRYDEGIQIDEEGWYSVTHEEIAIKHAERCRGKVVIDCFAGVGGNTIQFAKVSSSVIAIDIDPMKVKMAMNNANVYGVANHVDFVVGDFFSLAPSLKGDVSFLSPPWGGPNYCKVESFKMDMLQPRDGYSLFKIVQSITPNIIMYLPKNVDLAQLEEMAFLSSPPLTLEIEESCIGGKMIAITAYFSRNAA from the exons ATGACTATCGACGATCAATCACACTTGAAGAAAG AGGCAGAAAATAGTACGAATCCTAAGATCAATCGGTACTGGATTCAACGTTACGATCTGTTCTCGAGGTATGACGAAGGTATCCAAATAGATGAAGAAGGATGGTACTCTGTGACTCATGAAGAGATCGCCATCAAACACGCAGAGAGGTGCCGTGGAAAAGTGGTGATTGATTGCTTCGCAGGCGTTGGTGGTAACACTATTCAATTTGCTAAAGT TTCTTCTTCTGTAATCGCTATCGACATTGATCCAATGAAAGTTAAAATGGCTATGAACAATGCAAATGTTTATGGAGTTGCTAATCACGTGGATTTTGTCGTTGGTGATTTCTTCAGTTTAGCTCCATCTCTGAAA GGAGATGTATCGTTTCTTTCGCCACCATGGGGAGGACCAAATTATTGCAAAGTCGAGAGTTTCAAGATGGATATGCTTCAGCCAAGAGACGG GTACTCATTGTTTAAGATTGTTCAATCCATTACTCCTAATATCATCATGTATCTACCGAAAAATGTTGATTTAGCACAATTGGAAGAGATGGCTTTCCTCTCGTCACCTCCCCTAACTCTTGAG ATAGAAGAAAGTTGTATTGGAGGCAAAATGATAGCCATAACGGCTTATTTTAGTCGCAATGCGGCTTAG